The Thermobifida halotolerans sequence CCGGCACTCGACCGCGTGCCCGGTCAGTGCGACGTCGTCCTGGGTGAACGGCAGCGCCTCGCCCAGCGCGACCCGCAGTTGCGCCTCCACCAGGTCGATTCCGCGCTCGCCGCGGATCGTGGCCACGGCCTCGGTGACGGGGTGCTCCACCTGGAGGCGGGTGTTCATCTCCAGGAAGAAGTAGCCGTCCCCCGCCGCGGGGGCGGCGATGAACTCCACGGTGCCGGCGCCCACGTATCCGCAGGCCCGGGCGGCGGCCACCGCGGCCCGGCCCATCGCGGCGCGCCGGTCGGGGGTGAGCAGGGGGGAGGGGGACTCCTCCACGATCTTCTGGTGGCGGCGCTGCAGGCTGCACTCACGCTCGCCCAGGTGCACGACGTTGCCGTGGGCGTCGGCGAGGATCTGCACCTCGATGTGGCGGGGCCGCTCCACGAACCGCTCCGCCAGCAGGGTGGCGTCGCCGAAGGCGGAGCGGGCCTCCCGGCGCGCCGCGGCGGCGGCCTCGGCCAGTTCGGAGGAGCGGCGCACCAGGCGCATGCCCTTGCCGCCGCCGCCCGCCGACGGTTTGAGCAGCAGCGGGTAGCCGACGCGGTCGGCCGCGGCGGTCAGGTCGGCGTCCGACATGGGCTGTCCGGGGGTCTCGGCGAAGCCGGGCAGCAGCGGCACCCCCGCGTCGGCCACGGTCCGCTTGGCGCGGATCTTGTCGCCCATCGCCTCGATCGCCTCCGGGGGCGGGCCGACGAAGACCAGCCCGGCCGCCGCGCAGGCCCGGGCGAACGCCGCGTTCTCCGCCAGGAAGCCGTATCCGGGGTGGACCATGGTCGCCCCGGACTCCAGGGCGGCCCCGACGATCGCGTCGGCGTCCAGGTAGTCGCCGACGCGCAGCGCGGTGTCGGCGGCGCGCACGTGGCGCGCGTCGGCGTCGGCGTCGCTGTACACGGCCACCGCGCGCAGCGCGAGCCGCCGCAGGGTGCGGATGATCCGCACCGCGATCTCGCCCCGGTTGGCCACCAGTACGGTGTGCGCGCCCGGCGCGGTGGGCGGGAAGGGGATCGTCATCACCGGCTCCGTTCCTCGTCCGGACTCACATGCGGAAGACGCCGTAGCCGACCGGCTCCAGCGGGGCGTGTCGGGCCGCGGACAGGGCGAGTCCCAGCACGGTGCGGGTGTCGACGGGGTCGATGACGCCGTCGTCCCACAGCCGCGCGGTGGAGTAGTAGGGGTTGCCCTGCTTCTCGTACTGCTCCCGGATCGGGGCCTTGAACTCCTCCTCGGCCTCGGCCGACCACTCCTCGCCGCGCGCGGCCAGTTGGTCGCGGCGCACCGTGGCCAGTACGGACGCGGCCTGTTCGCCGCCCATGACCGAGACGCGGGCGTTGGGCCACATCCACAGAAAGCGCGGTGAGTAGGCGCGTCCGCACATACTGTAGTTGCCCGCGCCGAAGGAGCCGCCGATGACGACGGTGAACTTGGGGACGCGGGCGCAGGCCACGGCGGTGACCATCTTCGCGCCGTGCTTGGCGATGCCCCCGGCCTCGTAGTCGCGGCCCACCATGAACCCGGAGATGTTCTGCAGGAACAGCAGCGGGACGGAGCGCCGGTCGCACAGTTCGACGAAGTGGGCGCCCTTCATCGCGGACTCGGAGAACAGGATGCCGTTGTTGGCGACCACGCCGACCGGGTGGCCGTGGACGTGCGCGAAGCCGGTGACCAGGGTGGTGCCGTACTCGGCCTTGAACTCGGTGAACTCGCTGGCGTCGACGATGCGCGCGATCACCTCGCGCACGTCGTAGGGGGTGCGGGTGTCGGCGGGGACCACGCCGTAGAGCTCCTCGGGGTCGGCCGCGGGGGGACGGGAGGGGTGCACCTGCCACGCGGGTTCGGGGCGCGGACCGAGGGTGCCGACGATCCGGCGCACGATGTCCAGGGCGTGGGCGTCGTCGTCGGCGATGTGGTCGACCACTCCCGAGACGCGGGCGTGCACGTCGCCGCCGCCCAGTTCCTCGGCGCTGACGACCTCGCCGGTGGCGGCCTTCACCAGCGGGGGGCCGCCCAGGAAGATCGTGCCCTGCCCGCGCACGATCACCGCCTCGTCGCTCATCGCGGGCACGTAGGCGCCGCCCGCGGTGCACGAGCCCAGCACCGCGGCGATCTGCGCGATGCCCAGCCGCGACATCGTCGCCTGGTTGTAGAAGATGCGGCCGAAGTGGTCGCGGTCGGGGAAGACCTCGTCCTGCATCGGCAGGAAGGCGCCGCCGGAGTCGGCGAGGTAGACGCACGGCAGGTGGTTGTGCAGCGCCACCTCCTGGGCGCGCAGGTGCTTCTTGACGGTCATCGGGTAGTAGCTGCCGCCCTTGACGGTGGCGTCGTTGGCCACCACCACGACCTCGCGGCCCGCGACCCGGCCCACTCCGGTGACGATCCCGGCGGCGGGCGCGTCGTGGCCGTCGGGGCCGTACATCCCGTGGGCGGCCAGCGGTGACAGCTCCAGGAACGGCGATCCCGGGTCGAGGAGGGCGTCCACGCGGTCCCGGGGCAGCAGTTTGCCGCGCGCCACGTGTCGCTCGCGGGCCGCCTCCGGGCCGCCCAGCGCCGCGGTCGCCAGGCGTTGCCGCAGTTCGGCGACCAGGGCGCGGTTGGTCTCGGCGTTGGCCGAAAAACCCGGTTCCGACGGGTCCACGGCGGAGGTGAGCACGGATGGTCCGCCCAACTTCCCCTCCCCACTGTGTTAATGAGCGCTAACATCTGCGATGTTAACGACTGCTAACATTGGTGTCCAGGTTGCCGCGGTCGAAAGAGGTGTGATGGCGGAGCCCAGAGGAGGAGCAACGCGCAGGGCGGCCATTCTGCGCGCCGCCGCCGAACTCTTCGCCGCACGCGGATTCCGCGGCGTGTCCATCGAGGAGCTGGGACGGGCGGTCGGCACCAGTGGTCCGGCCCTGTACCGGCACTTCCCCGGCAAGGAGGCGCTCCTCGCCGCGATCCTCGTGGACATCAGCGAGCGGCTCCTCCGCGAGGGCGCGGCCCGTGTCGCCGCGCACCCCGACCCCGCCGACGCCCTGGACGCGCTGCTGCGCGGCCACATCGCCTTCGCCCTGGACGAACCGGAGTTCATCACGGTCCACGACCGCGAACTGCACAACGTTCCGCCCGAGCCGCAGCGCCGGGTCCGCCGGCTCCAGCGCGGCTACGTCGAGCAGTGGGTCGCCGTCCTGGCCCGGCTGCGCCCCGACACCCCCGAGCCGGTCCTGCGCGCCGCCCTGCACGCCATGTTCGGCCTGCTCAACTCCACGCCGCACAGCGCGGGCGAACTCGGCCGCGACCAGATGGCCGACCTGCTGTTCGCGATGGCCCGCGCGGCGCTGCTCGCCCCCGTCCGCGCGGCGGACCGGCACGGCCCCGACGGGGCGGGCGCCCACGTTTGGCCTCCCGGCTCGGGGGCAGCGGGGACGGCGAACGGCTGACTGACAGGGGGTGGTCCGACGATGGCACGACCGCGTATCGTCGTGGTCGGCGCGGGTTTTGCGGGACTGAACACGCTTCGCCGGCTGGAACGCAGAATTCCCAAGGGCATGGCCGAGCTGGTGCTCGTCGCGCCCAACGACTACATGCTCTACCAGCCGCTGCTTCCCCAGGTGGCCTCGGGCCTGCTGACCCCGCAGTCGATCGCGATCTCCCTGCACCGCCAACTCCGCCGCACCCGCATGGTCCCGGGGGCGGCCATCGGGGTGGACACCGACCGCCGCACGGTCGTGGTCCGCAAGATCTCGGGGGAGTACGCCTACGAGCGCTACGACCGGCTCGTCCTGGCGCCGGGCAGTACCACCCGCACCTTCGACATCCCCGGCCTGATGGAGCACGCCCGCGGCAACAAGAACCTCGCCGAGGCGGTCTACCTGCGCGACCACGTGCTGGCCCAACTGGAGCTGGCCAACGCCAGCGACGACCCCGCCGAACGTGACGAGCGCTGCACCTTCATCGTCGTGGGCGGCGGCTACACCGGGGTGGAGACGGCCGCGTCGATGGAGCTGCTGTGCGAGGAGGCGTGCCGCCTCTACCCGAAACTGCGCAGGCACATCCAGTGGCACCTGGTGGACATCGCGCCCAGCCTGATGCCGGAGCTGGGCGAGAACCTGGGGCGCAGCGCCATGGACCTGCTGCGCAGGCGCGGCGTCCAGGTGGCCCTGGAGGTCACCGTCCGTGAGGTGACACAGGACAAGGTGACCCTGACCGACGACCGGGTGCTGCCCTCCCGGACGCTGATCTGGACCGCCGGGACCTCGCCGAGCCCGCTCATCAAGGCCAGCGGACTGCCCGCCGAGCGCGGCAAGCTCGTGGTCGGGGCGGACCTGACGGTCCCCGGGCACCCCGAGATCTTCGGCATCGGCGACTCCGCCGCCGTCCCCGACCTGAGCAAGGACGAGGAGGGGGCGCTCTGCCCGCCCACGGCGCAGCACGCCTCACGGCAGGGGCCGGTGGCCGCCGAGAACGTCATCGCCTCGCTGCTGGGCCGCCCGACCCAGCACTACTACCACCGGGACCTCGGCCTGCTGGTGGACCTCAGCGGCCGCGACGCGGTCGCCCGCCCCCTCGGCAGGGAGATCACCGGCCCGTCCGCGCTGGCGCTGACCAGGGCCTACCACCTGTACTCGGTGCCGTCGGGCCCGGCCCGGGTGCGGGTGGCCGCAAACTGGGGCATCCGGGCGCTGCTCGGCGGCGAGGTCTCCCGCCTCGGCTTCCTCAACCGCAGCATCGAGACGCTGACGGACATGGAGGAACTCTCCGGCTACCTGACCCCGGAGCAGGCCAGGGAGCGGGTGAGCCTGGTGGAGGGCGACTGAGAGGACCGGAAGCCGGTGCCGGACCTCGCCCCGGGAGCCTGGGGACTCCCTCTCGGCCCCGGACCGGGCTGAGAACGCCGCGCCCGTCCGACCGCCCCCTCCGGGAGGGGAGGGCGGTGGACGGGCGCGGCGGCGGTCTCGGAGGACCGATCAGGCGACGACCTCGTACCCGGCCTCGGCCACGGCACCGCGCAACTGGACGTCGGTGAGCGGAGTCTCGCTGTCGACCTCGACCCGTCCGCTCTGCAGGTCCACGCGCACGTCGGTCACGCCGGGCAGTTCGCCGATCTCCTCCTTCACCGAACTCACGCAGTGCCCGCAGGTCATGCCGCTGACGGTGATGGTGGTGCTGGCCATGTCGACCCTCGTCTCTCGGTCGGTGTCCTCATCGGTCAGGAGCGGACCAGCCGGGCGATCGCCTCGGACGCCTCGCGCACCTTCTCGTCGGCCTCGGCCCCGCCGTCGGCGAGGGCGTGGGCCACGCAGTGCTTGAGGTGCTCGTCCAGCAGGGACAGGGCGAAGGAACGCAGGGCCTTGTTCACGGCGGAGGTCTGGGTGAGGACGTCGATGCAGTAGGCGTCGTCCTCGACCATCCGCTGCAGGCCGCGCACCTGCCCCTCGATCCGGCGCAGCCGGTTCAGATGCTGCCGCTTGTTGTCGTGGTAGCCGTAGGCGGCCATCGCGGTGTTCTCCTGTCGACTGGTCGCTTCCTCGGCCAATTATACCCCCTGTGGGTATATCCGGAGTGGGTTCCGGAGGTGATCATTTTTTGGCCGCGGCATCCCGCGGTCGCTCCATATTCGCCGATCCGTCCGGTTCTGTCGTCCCGGTCCGTCACCGCCGCAGACCGAGCCGACGCAGCTCCAGGGCGGCCAGTTCCTCGACGACCGCCTCGTCCCCGGAACGCCAGGCGCCCACCGGGTCGGAGTGCACCCGGCCCAGTGCGCCGACGGGCGCCGCCGCCAGAGCGCGCAGCGCCAGCAGTCGCGAGGCGGCCTCGGCGGGCATCGCGCGCAGCCGGCGGGTCTGCGCGGCCCGCCGGATCCAGCGGATCCGCGGCGGCAGCCACACGCCCAGCACGGCCAGGAGGGGAAGGACCGCGGTCAACAGGGAGAGGCTCAGGGCGAAGTCGGCCACGGTCTGCTGGAAGCCGACACCGGCCGCGCTCAGGTCCTCACCGGTGGCTCCCATGCTCTCGAACGGCTCGGACAACCGCTCGCCGACGAACGGCACCTCCGCGGCGGTCTCGGCCGCGGTCTCCATGTGCGTGGTCAGCCCCTCACCCGCGTCCTCCAGCAGCACGTCCGGCCGCGCCAGGGCGCTGAGCGTCTCGTGCAGGGCGAACGCGGCCCTGACCCACAGCGCGATCCAGGCGAGCGCGAGGACGTCGCACAGCAACTGGGCGCAGAGGCGGAGCGGACGGTCGGCGTAGATCTTCACGGGGGCTCCCAACTGGCACTCTCGAACGGGGGATCGCCGGACGGTGGGAAGTGCCGACGGCGCGAGGATGGTGTTCCCCCGCCGCTCCCGGCCAATCCGATCTGCCGGACATACCGTACAAAGCACCTGGTGGACTGCGGAAACGCGGTGTTTCGCACCTTGTTTTCCCATGTCGCCCGGCCGAGCATGGGAGGTATGAACGAAAGCCACACCCGCGAGGCGGAAATCATCCAACGCATCGGAGCGCTGGTCACCGAAGAGCGTGACCTGCGGGAACAGCACGAGCACCGGCTCACCCCGGCAGAACGCGACCGCATCAGGGAACTGGAGCGCGCCCTGGACCAGTGCTGGGACCTGCTACGCCAGCGGCGCGCCCGCGAGGAGTTCGGACAGAACCCCGAGGAGGCGCAGC is a genomic window containing:
- a CDS encoding biotin carboxylase N-terminal domain-containing protein, with the translated sequence MTIPFPPTAPGAHTVLVANRGEIAVRIIRTLRRLALRAVAVYSDADADARHVRAADTALRVGDYLDADAIVGAALESGATMVHPGYGFLAENAAFARACAAAGLVFVGPPPEAIEAMGDKIRAKRTVADAGVPLLPGFAETPGQPMSDADLTAAADRVGYPLLLKPSAGGGGKGMRLVRRSSELAEAAAAARREARSAFGDATLLAERFVERPRHIEVQILADAHGNVVHLGERECSLQRRHQKIVEESPSPLLTPDRRAAMGRAAVAAARACGYVGAGTVEFIAAPAAGDGYFFLEMNTRLQVEHPVTEAVATIRGERGIDLVEAQLRVALGEALPFTQDDVALTGHAVECRIYAEDPARGFLPTGGRVLLLDEPDSPGVRVDSGIAEGADVTSAYDPMLAKVVVWDTDRAGALRRADAALARYTLLGCGVNTAFLRALLAHPEVVAGNLSTELTERLRPELTARSRRTPEEVLAAAALDRQLGLRPPEATANRFAAADGWRVGEPAWTVWRLHPAGGDAVTVRVRAERGSSDRFRVRVGEGGPVSATAVRSADGRALDVSYGGRTARYARAAAGRDLWLGRGGASWRVREEDRTAPLRRGAAHADGTVRSPMPGTVLAVPVARGAAVRAGETVAVVEAMKMEHSVTAPFDGTVTDLRARPGQSVSMDAVLAVVTQESAPGRGRSVSAATAEEQS
- a CDS encoding carboxyl transferase domain-containing protein is translated as MDPSEPGFSANAETNRALVAELRQRLATAALGGPEAARERHVARGKLLPRDRVDALLDPGSPFLELSPLAAHGMYGPDGHDAPAAGIVTGVGRVAGREVVVVANDATVKGGSYYPMTVKKHLRAQEVALHNHLPCVYLADSGGAFLPMQDEVFPDRDHFGRIFYNQATMSRLGIAQIAAVLGSCTAGGAYVPAMSDEAVIVRGQGTIFLGGPPLVKAATGEVVSAEELGGGDVHARVSGVVDHIADDDAHALDIVRRIVGTLGPRPEPAWQVHPSRPPAADPEELYGVVPADTRTPYDVREVIARIVDASEFTEFKAEYGTTLVTGFAHVHGHPVGVVANNGILFSESAMKGAHFVELCDRRSVPLLFLQNISGFMVGRDYEAGGIAKHGAKMVTAVACARVPKFTVVIGGSFGAGNYSMCGRAYSPRFLWMWPNARVSVMGGEQAASVLATVRRDQLAARGEEWSAEAEEEFKAPIREQYEKQGNPYYSTARLWDDGVIDPVDTRTVLGLALSAARHAPLEPVGYGVFRM
- a CDS encoding TetR/AcrR family transcriptional regulator, which encodes MAEPRGGATRRAAILRAAAELFAARGFRGVSIEELGRAVGTSGPALYRHFPGKEALLAAILVDISERLLREGAARVAAHPDPADALDALLRGHIAFALDEPEFITVHDRELHNVPPEPQRRVRRLQRGYVEQWVAVLARLRPDTPEPVLRAALHAMFGLLNSTPHSAGELGRDQMADLLFAMARAALLAPVRAADRHGPDGAGAHVWPPGSGAAGTANG
- a CDS encoding NAD(P)/FAD-dependent oxidoreductase, coding for MARPRIVVVGAGFAGLNTLRRLERRIPKGMAELVLVAPNDYMLYQPLLPQVASGLLTPQSIAISLHRQLRRTRMVPGAAIGVDTDRRTVVVRKISGEYAYERYDRLVLAPGSTTRTFDIPGLMEHARGNKNLAEAVYLRDHVLAQLELANASDDPAERDERCTFIVVGGGYTGVETAASMELLCEEACRLYPKLRRHIQWHLVDIAPSLMPELGENLGRSAMDLLRRRGVQVALEVTVREVTQDKVTLTDDRVLPSRTLIWTAGTSPSPLIKASGLPAERGKLVVGADLTVPGHPEIFGIGDSAAVPDLSKDEEGALCPPTAQHASRQGPVAAENVIASLLGRPTQHYYHRDLGLLVDLSGRDAVARPLGREITGPSALALTRAYHLYSVPSGPARVRVAANWGIRALLGGEVSRLGFLNRSIETLTDMEELSGYLTPEQARERVSLVEGD
- a CDS encoding heavy-metal-associated domain-containing protein, producing the protein MASTTITVSGMTCGHCVSSVKEEIGELPGVTDVRVDLQSGRVEVDSETPLTDVQLRGAVAEAGYEVVA
- a CDS encoding metal-sensitive transcriptional regulator, with the protein product MAAYGYHDNKRQHLNRLRRIEGQVRGLQRMVEDDAYCIDVLTQTSAVNKALRSFALSLLDEHLKHCVAHALADGGAEADEKVREASEAIARLVRS
- a CDS encoding DUF2630 family protein encodes the protein MNESHTREAEIIQRIGALVTEERDLREQHEHRLTPAERDRIRELERALDQCWDLLRQRRAREEFGQNPEEAQPRPKTQVEEYRQ